A window of the Henckelia pumila isolate YLH828 chromosome 3, ASM3356847v2, whole genome shotgun sequence genome harbors these coding sequences:
- the LOC140891822 gene encoding uncharacterized protein isoform X2, which produces MLETVSKKKVSYSQFSLFRIHLNGAPAASSTFIRSINFWLFGPQIGSKEAIEKERARLKDEMNRGHFADMAEMKQHGGKIAMANKIIIPANAAAKFPMLDVNYSDCSNLKLPITSAGNDAKTPGLIVPKATLLCLSFRASSQPMIDSWSLPFLDTFGHSGDVQLYEISFIDSWLLSRNPIKKLLLKIMRKPKPGGTKDVLQRQIVYSFGDHYYFRKELRILNLLTGYMFLLDKMGRIRWQGFGSPKQEELLSLLSCTSLLLDQK; this is translated from the exons ATGCTAGAAACTGTATCAAAGAAGAAAGTAAGCTATTCCCAGTTCTCCCTTTTCAGAATCCATCTCAATGGAGCTCCCGCCGCTTCCTCGACATTTATCAG GAGTATCAACTTTTGGTTATTTGGACCACAGATTGGAAGTAAAGAGGCAATTGAGAAAGAACGTGCTCGGCT TAAAGATGAGATGAATAGGGGGCACTTTGCGGACATGGCTGAGATGAAGCAGCATGGTGGGAAG ATAGCAATGGCAAATAAGATTATAATTCCAGCAAATGCAGCTGCGAAATTTCCTATGTTGGACGTGAACTACTCCGATTGTTCTAACCTTAAGCTGCCTATAACCTCTGCTGGGAATGATGCGAAAACCCCCGGGTTGATTGTACCCAAAGCGACATTATTGTGTTTGTCATTTCGTGCCAGCTCACAG CCTATGATAGATTCTTGGAGCTTGCCTTTTCTTGATACTTTTGGTCATTCCGGTGATGTTCAGTTATATGAG ATATCCTTTATAGATTCATGGCTATTGAGTCGTAATCCTATCAAGAAACTACTGCTTAAAATCATGAGGAAGCCAAAACCTGGAGGAACGAAAGACGTCTTGCAAAGGCAGATAGTTTATTCATTTGGTGATCACTATTACTTCAGAAAAGAGCTTAGAATATTAAACCTTCTTACTGG GTACATGTTCTTGCTTGACAAGATGGGTAGAATTAGATGGCAAGGTTTTGGTTCcccaaaacaagaagaattgCTATCCCTTCTTTCCTGCACGTCCCTTCTGCTTGACCAAAAATAA
- the LOC140891822 gene encoding uncharacterized protein isoform X3 — MNRGHFADMAEMKQHGGKIAMANKIIIPANAAAKFPMLDVNYSDCSNLKLPITSAGNDAKTPGLIVPKATLLCLSFRASSQPMIDSWSLPFLDTFGHSGDVQLYEISFIDSWLLSRNPIKKLLLKIMRKPKPGGTKDVLQRQIVYSFGDHYYFRKELRILNLLTGYMFLLDKMGRIRWQGFGSPKQEELLSLLSCTSLLLDQK; from the exons ATGAATAGGGGGCACTTTGCGGACATGGCTGAGATGAAGCAGCATGGTGGGAAG ATAGCAATGGCAAATAAGATTATAATTCCAGCAAATGCAGCTGCGAAATTTCCTATGTTGGACGTGAACTACTCCGATTGTTCTAACCTTAAGCTGCCTATAACCTCTGCTGGGAATGATGCGAAAACCCCCGGGTTGATTGTACCCAAAGCGACATTATTGTGTTTGTCATTTCGTGCCAGCTCACAG CCTATGATAGATTCTTGGAGCTTGCCTTTTCTTGATACTTTTGGTCATTCCGGTGATGTTCAGTTATATGAG ATATCCTTTATAGATTCATGGCTATTGAGTCGTAATCCTATCAAGAAACTACTGCTTAAAATCATGAGGAAGCCAAAACCTGGAGGAACGAAAGACGTCTTGCAAAGGCAGATAGTTTATTCATTTGGTGATCACTATTACTTCAGAAAAGAGCTTAGAATATTAAACCTTCTTACTGG GTACATGTTCTTGCTTGACAAGATGGGTAGAATTAGATGGCAAGGTTTTGGTTCcccaaaacaagaagaattgCTATCCCTTCTTTCCTGCACGTCCCTTCTGCTTGACCAAAAATAA
- the LOC140891822 gene encoding uncharacterized protein isoform X1, with product MLRLKRLLCSSPAKFHARNCIKEESKLFPVLPFQNPSQWSSRRFLDIYQIGSKEAIEKERARLKDEMNRGHFADMAEMKQHGGKIAMANKIIIPANAAAKFPMLDVNYSDCSNLKLPITSAGNDAKTPGLIVPKATLLCLSFRASSQPMIDSWSLPFLDTFGHSGDVQLYEISFIDSWLLSRNPIKKLLLKIMRKPKPGGTKDVLQRQIVYSFGDHYYFRKELRILNLLTGYMFLLDKMGRIRWQGFGSPKQEELLSLLSCTSLLLDQK from the exons ATGCTGAGGTTGAAGAGGCTGCTGTGTTCATCACCGGCAAAATTTCATGCTAGAAACTGTATCAAAGAAGAAAGTAAGCTATTCCCAGTTCTCCCTTTTCAGAATCCATCTCAATGGAGCTCCCGCCGCTTCCTCGACATTTATCAG ATTGGAAGTAAAGAGGCAATTGAGAAAGAACGTGCTCGGCT TAAAGATGAGATGAATAGGGGGCACTTTGCGGACATGGCTGAGATGAAGCAGCATGGTGGGAAG ATAGCAATGGCAAATAAGATTATAATTCCAGCAAATGCAGCTGCGAAATTTCCTATGTTGGACGTGAACTACTCCGATTGTTCTAACCTTAAGCTGCCTATAACCTCTGCTGGGAATGATGCGAAAACCCCCGGGTTGATTGTACCCAAAGCGACATTATTGTGTTTGTCATTTCGTGCCAGCTCACAG CCTATGATAGATTCTTGGAGCTTGCCTTTTCTTGATACTTTTGGTCATTCCGGTGATGTTCAGTTATATGAG ATATCCTTTATAGATTCATGGCTATTGAGTCGTAATCCTATCAAGAAACTACTGCTTAAAATCATGAGGAAGCCAAAACCTGGAGGAACGAAAGACGTCTTGCAAAGGCAGATAGTTTATTCATTTGGTGATCACTATTACTTCAGAAAAGAGCTTAGAATATTAAACCTTCTTACTGG GTACATGTTCTTGCTTGACAAGATGGGTAGAATTAGATGGCAAGGTTTTGGTTCcccaaaacaagaagaattgCTATCCCTTCTTTCCTGCACGTCCCTTCTGCTTGACCAAAAATAA